A region from the Serinibacter arcticus genome encodes:
- a CDS encoding GAF domain-containing sensor histidine kinase translates to MSTPVTPALLTTLLGLAGQLDAERVLAQLVVDAAEHTGATYAALGELDAYGETTTFVQQGMPAETEQALGHPPRGTGVLGALPDEGVLLLDDLTTHPAFGGFPPGHPMMRTFLGVPVVAGSTLLGRLYLTEKAGGFTREDVETVQLLAAAAAVAINNAHLYRQSQVRERWLAVSQEITTQLLEGSDEEDVLQLVAHRIREVADADGAAIVLPSLDDAWVVEIVDGPGTQRLIGAVLPAGGPAAQTVASGTGLLIDSISREAHRFAEPARIFERALYAPLLAGAAESEESAAVGGVLILFRLPGRVPFTEADLAVAHDFGAQAALALKLAAARHAEDVSSLLTERNRIARDLHDLAIQQLFATGMRLEHAKGLLAGSPRQEELRGELEDAIDGVDEGVRQIRGIVRSLRDRDEQLPVLERLVRETSLARASLGFAPSVLLRLDGVLLEAVDPAGEESVELDARLGVRLGDDVVAVVREGLSNVARHAQATGARVEIEVAARTVRVAVVDDGRGPDPASHRRSGLANLTGRAEDHAGNAKLSPGPDGGSVLVWEAWIG, encoded by the coding sequence ATGAGCACCCCCGTCACCCCGGCCCTGCTCACCACGCTGCTCGGGCTCGCCGGCCAGCTCGACGCCGAACGCGTGCTGGCGCAGCTCGTCGTCGACGCCGCCGAGCACACGGGCGCCACGTACGCGGCGCTCGGCGAGCTCGACGCCTACGGGGAGACGACGACGTTCGTCCAGCAGGGCATGCCGGCCGAGACCGAGCAGGCGCTCGGGCACCCGCCCCGCGGCACCGGCGTGCTCGGCGCGCTGCCCGACGAGGGCGTCCTGCTCCTGGACGACCTCACGACGCACCCCGCGTTCGGCGGCTTCCCGCCCGGCCACCCCATGATGCGCACGTTCCTCGGGGTGCCGGTCGTCGCGGGCAGCACGCTGCTGGGGCGGCTCTACCTCACCGAGAAGGCCGGGGGTTTCACCCGCGAGGACGTCGAGACGGTCCAGCTGCTGGCGGCCGCGGCCGCCGTCGCCATCAACAACGCCCACCTGTACCGCCAGTCCCAGGTGCGCGAGCGCTGGCTCGCCGTCTCGCAGGAGATCACCACGCAGCTCCTGGAGGGCTCGGACGAGGAGGACGTGCTCCAGCTCGTCGCGCACCGCATCCGCGAGGTCGCGGACGCCGACGGCGCCGCCATCGTCCTCCCCTCCCTCGACGACGCCTGGGTGGTGGAGATCGTCGACGGGCCCGGCACGCAGCGGCTCATCGGCGCGGTCCTGCCCGCGGGCGGACCCGCGGCGCAGACCGTGGCGTCGGGGACCGGCCTGCTGATCGACTCGATCTCGCGCGAGGCCCACCGCTTCGCCGAGCCCGCACGGATCTTCGAGCGGGCGCTGTACGCCCCGCTGCTCGCCGGCGCCGCGGAGTCGGAGGAGAGCGCGGCGGTCGGCGGCGTGCTCATCCTGTTCCGGCTGCCGGGCCGGGTGCCGTTCACCGAGGCGGACCTCGCCGTCGCGCACGACTTCGGCGCGCAGGCCGCCCTCGCCCTCAAGCTGGCCGCCGCCCGCCACGCCGAGGACGTCTCCTCCCTGCTCACGGAGCGCAACCGGATCGCGCGCGACCTGCACGACCTCGCCATCCAGCAGCTGTTCGCCACGGGCATGCGGCTCGAGCACGCCAAGGGGCTGCTGGCCGGGTCGCCCCGGCAGGAGGAGCTCCGCGGCGAGCTCGAGGACGCGATCGACGGCGTCGACGAGGGGGTCCGTCAGATCCGCGGCATCGTGCGCTCGCTGCGCGACCGGGACGAGCAGCTGCCGGTCCTGGAGCGCCTCGTGCGCGAGACGTCGCTGGCCCGCGCGAGCCTCGGCTTCGCGCCGTCCGTGCTCCTGCGCCTGGACGGCGTGCTGCTGGAGGCGGTGGACCCGGCGGGTGAGGAGTCCGTCGAGCTCGACGCCCGGCTCGGCGTGCGGCTGGGCGACGACGTCGTCGCCGTGGTCCGCGAGGGCCTGTCCAACGTGGCGCGTCACGCCCAGGCGACCGGCGCCCGGGTCGAGATCGAGGTCGCCGCGCGCACCGTCCGGGTGGCGGTCGTCGACGACGGTCGCGGGCCCGACCCTGCCTCGCACCGCCGCAGCGGGCTGGCCAACCTCACCGGTCGCGCCGAGGACCACGCCGGGAACGCGAAGCTCTCCCCCGGGCCCGACGGCGGCTCGGTGCTGGTGTGGGAGGCGTGGATCGGCTGA
- a CDS encoding Rne/Rng family ribonuclease: MALDNDSNATSVSGETPAAEKPKRRAPRRATRGVVTPDEKAAAAETAPAAPPAPAAEPAPAQAPAETSAPADVPPAAPTTRKRAPRRASTASVVTPAEAPAEPVVAAEPAAPAVEEPAAEPAPKTRTRKSRAKAPVEPTAEVATEAAPEPTPADAEPAAPVKKPRKSRAKKVVAEEAPAETAQATETVQADEPAPADEPAESTSFSPVSPFSATRVAPAPERDPEQRIDVLAAFGLGTAPAAPAAPAAVDADDELDEDEDAASDEEATEEVAPRLPATALLFQPPAPARRRRRRTEDAEETTEASVEAPAVDAEPEPESDAPASARGRGRRSGRRGGRRTDAVEQAEPEEETEVAEPVEDGAEDQESDENEGAEGTDGERDQARRRRRRGGRGRKRPATEDADGETDGAERESAGEAESDDDDDTEQPEGTDGGEDGSGSSRRRRRRRGRRGDSASDGAAPAPARARDEVTALKGSTRLEAKRLRRREGRDAGRRRQIITEAEFLARRESVQRDMVVRERAGMMQIAVMEDGVLVEHYVAQEKQTSMVGNVYLGRVQNVLPSMEAAFVDLGKGRNAVLYAGEVNWEAAGLDGQPRRIEQALKSGDQILVQVTKDPIGHKGARLTSQITLAGRYLVLVPSGAMTGISRKLPENERARLKKLLKEIVPAGQGVIVRTAAEGASEEELRRDVERLTGEWADISARTAGKKVSAPALLKGEPELALRVVRDVFNEDFSSLTVAGNGAWETISGYVAAVAPDLAERLHHWAGPEDVFASKRIDEQLAKGMDRKVWLPSGGSLVIDRTEAMTVVDVNTGKFTGSGGTLEETVTRNNIEAAEEIVRQLRLRDIGGIIVVDFIDMVLESNRDLVLRRLIECLGRDRTRHQVAEVTSLGLVQMTRKRVGQGLVEAFSTPCEHCHGRGFMVSSQPHAHVEDEVEVEETEAPRGRGRGRGRSASRPTVTTPAPVTPPVEVDPAAREAVKATLAQIAAAAQHAHDHDHEHDAAEAGSEPSADVAEAVAVAEAEVETVEDDATLDEAPVEVADAADVDATENDSAEDEQATTEDTPSA; the protein is encoded by the coding sequence ATGGCACTCGACAACGACAGCAACGCCACCTCCGTGAGCGGGGAGACCCCCGCCGCCGAGAAGCCCAAGCGCCGCGCACCGCGCCGCGCCACCCGCGGCGTCGTCACCCCCGACGAGAAGGCCGCGGCGGCGGAGACCGCTCCGGCCGCGCCGCCCGCCCCCGCGGCGGAGCCCGCCCCCGCGCAGGCCCCCGCCGAGACCTCGGCTCCGGCCGACGTCCCGCCGGCGGCCCCGACCACCCGCAAGCGCGCCCCGCGTCGGGCGAGCACGGCCTCCGTCGTCACGCCCGCCGAGGCGCCCGCCGAGCCGGTCGTGGCGGCTGAGCCCGCCGCTCCCGCGGTCGAGGAGCCCGCCGCCGAGCCGGCGCCGAAGACCCGCACCCGCAAGTCCCGCGCGAAGGCCCCCGTCGAGCCGACCGCCGAGGTCGCGACCGAGGCCGCCCCGGAGCCGACCCCGGCCGACGCCGAGCCCGCGGCCCCCGTCAAGAAGCCCCGCAAGTCCCGCGCGAAGAAGGTCGTCGCCGAGGAGGCGCCCGCCGAGACCGCCCAGGCCACCGAGACCGTCCAGGCCGACGAGCCCGCCCCGGCCGACGAGCCGGCCGAGTCCACCTCGTTCAGCCCGGTCTCCCCGTTCTCCGCCACCCGCGTGGCACCGGCCCCCGAGCGCGACCCCGAGCAGCGCATCGACGTCCTCGCCGCCTTCGGGCTCGGCACGGCCCCCGCTGCGCCGGCCGCGCCGGCCGCCGTGGACGCCGACGACGAGCTCGACGAGGACGAGGACGCCGCGAGCGACGAGGAGGCGACCGAGGAGGTCGCCCCGCGTCTGCCCGCCACCGCGTTGCTGTTCCAGCCCCCGGCCCCGGCCCGCCGTCGTCGCCGTCGCACGGAGGACGCCGAGGAGACCACCGAGGCGAGCGTCGAGGCGCCGGCCGTCGACGCCGAGCCCGAGCCCGAGTCCGACGCTCCCGCCTCCGCCCGCGGTCGTGGCCGCCGCAGCGGCCGTCGTGGCGGTCGCCGCACGGACGCCGTCGAGCAGGCCGAGCCCGAGGAGGAGACCGAGGTCGCCGAGCCGGTCGAGGACGGCGCCGAGGACCAGGAGTCCGACGAGAACGAGGGTGCCGAGGGCACCGACGGCGAGCGCGACCAGGCCCGTCGCCGTCGCCGTCGTGGTGGTCGCGGCCGCAAGCGCCCCGCGACCGAGGACGCCGACGGCGAGACCGACGGCGCCGAGCGCGAGAGCGCCGGCGAGGCCGAGTCCGACGACGATGACGACACCGAGCAGCCCGAGGGCACGGACGGGGGCGAGGACGGCAGCGGCTCGTCGCGCCGCCGCCGTCGTCGTCGTGGACGCCGCGGCGACAGCGCGTCCGACGGTGCCGCCCCGGCGCCGGCCCGGGCCCGCGACGAGGTCACCGCGCTCAAGGGTTCGACGCGGCTGGAGGCCAAGCGCCTGCGCCGCCGCGAGGGCCGCGACGCCGGTCGTCGTCGCCAGATCATCACCGAGGCCGAGTTCCTCGCGCGCCGCGAGAGCGTCCAGCGCGACATGGTGGTGCGCGAGCGCGCCGGCATGATGCAGATCGCGGTCATGGAGGACGGGGTGCTCGTGGAGCACTACGTCGCCCAGGAGAAGCAGACCTCGATGGTCGGCAACGTCTACCTCGGCCGCGTGCAGAACGTGCTCCCGAGCATGGAGGCCGCCTTCGTCGACCTCGGCAAGGGGCGGAACGCCGTCCTGTACGCCGGCGAGGTCAACTGGGAGGCCGCCGGCCTCGACGGTCAGCCGCGCCGCATCGAGCAGGCCCTGAAGTCGGGCGACCAGATCCTGGTCCAGGTGACCAAGGACCCGATCGGTCACAAGGGTGCCCGCCTGACGTCGCAGATCACGCTCGCCGGCCGCTACCTCGTCCTCGTGCCGAGCGGCGCGATGACCGGCATCTCGCGCAAGCTGCCCGAGAACGAGCGCGCCCGACTCAAGAAGCTCCTCAAGGAGATCGTGCCCGCCGGCCAGGGCGTCATCGTGCGCACCGCCGCCGAGGGTGCCAGCGAGGAGGAGCTGCGTCGCGACGTCGAGCGCCTCACCGGCGAGTGGGCGGACATCTCCGCGCGCACCGCCGGCAAGAAGGTCTCGGCGCCCGCCCTCCTCAAGGGCGAGCCGGAGCTCGCGCTCCGCGTCGTCCGCGACGTCTTCAACGAGGACTTCAGCTCCCTCACGGTCGCCGGCAACGGCGCGTGGGAGACGATCTCCGGCTACGTCGCCGCCGTCGCCCCCGACCTCGCCGAGCGCCTGCACCACTGGGCCGGCCCCGAGGACGTCTTCGCGTCCAAGCGGATCGACGAGCAGCTGGCCAAGGGCATGGACCGCAAGGTCTGGCTGCCGTCCGGCGGCTCGCTCGTCATCGACCGCACCGAGGCCATGACGGTCGTCGACGTCAACACCGGCAAGTTCACGGGCTCGGGTGGCACGCTCGAGGAGACCGTGACGCGGAACAACATCGAGGCGGCCGAGGAGATCGTGCGCCAGCTCCGGCTGCGCGACATCGGCGGCATCATCGTCGTCGACTTCATCGACATGGTGCTCGAGTCCAACCGCGACCTCGTGCTCCGTCGCCTCATCGAGTGCCTCGGTCGTGACCGCACGCGCCACCAGGTCGCCGAGGTCACGTCGCTCGGGCTCGTGCAGATGACGCGCAAGCGCGTCGGCCAGGGCCTGGTCGAGGCGTTCTCCACGCCGTGCGAGCACTGCCACGGGCGGGGCTTCATGGTCTCCTCCCAGCCGCACGCGCACGTCGAGGACGAGGTCGAGGTCGAGGAGACCGAGGCACCGCGCGGTCGTGGTCGGGGTCGTGGTCGCAGCGCGAGCCGTCCCACCGTCACGACGCCTGCCCCGGTCACCCCGCCCGTCGAGGTGGACCCGGCGGCCCGCGAGGCCGTGAAGGCCACGCTGGCCCAGATCGCCGCCGCGGCGCAGCACGCTCACGACCACGACCACGAGCACGACGCCGCCGAGGCCGGGTCGGAGCCGTCGGCCGACGTGGCCGAGGCCGTGGCGGTCGCCGAGGCCGAGGTCGAGACGGTCGAGGACGACGCGACCCTCGACGAGGCGCCGGTCGAGGTGGCCGACGCTGCCGATGTCGACGCCACCGAGAACGACTCCGCCGAGGATGAGCAGGCGACCACCGAGGACACCCCCTCCGCCTGA